In Halorussus limi, a genomic segment contains:
- a CDS encoding NUDIX domain-containing protein, whose protein sequence is MDETHVVTCFLRNRGEVLLLRRSEEVGSYPGKWAGVAGHAEGDPDAAARAEIAEETGLLDACALAREGVTFEFEDEALGTRWVVHPYLFDCDRRDAETDWESAESEWVHPTEIRRRDTVPNLWASYSRVAPTVQQVADDADHGSAYLSVRALEVLRDRARSFAERASRRGASDDWPRLAAVAERLLDVRPSMAAVGNRVNRAMAEAEGDRSAAAVERAAREGIERAYRADEGAAENAADEIRGDRVLTLSRSGTVLDALPAARRVFVAESRPAREGVGVAEELAANGGNSEGSGPRVTLHTDAAISHVLATEDVDALVVGADAVLPDGRVVNKTGTRGAALAANREGVPVYAVAASDKVRTDDAVHLEDGDPEAVYDGDAGIEALNPTFDVTPASAVSEVITERGALDEQGVSAVATELRELSAWRDGE, encoded by the coding sequence ATGGACGAGACGCACGTCGTGACCTGCTTCCTCCGGAATCGAGGCGAGGTGCTGCTCCTGCGTCGCTCCGAGGAAGTCGGCTCCTACCCCGGGAAGTGGGCCGGCGTCGCGGGCCACGCCGAGGGCGACCCGGACGCCGCGGCGCGCGCGGAAATCGCGGAGGAGACCGGCCTGCTCGACGCCTGCGCGCTCGCTCGGGAGGGCGTCACCTTCGAGTTCGAGGACGAAGCCCTCGGGACGCGGTGGGTCGTCCACCCCTACCTCTTCGACTGCGACCGCCGAGACGCCGAGACCGACTGGGAGAGCGCCGAGTCGGAGTGGGTCCACCCGACCGAAATCCGCCGGCGCGACACCGTCCCGAACCTCTGGGCGTCCTACTCGCGGGTCGCCCCGACCGTCCAACAGGTCGCCGACGACGCGGACCACGGGTCGGCGTATCTCTCGGTCCGGGCGCTCGAAGTCCTCCGCGACCGGGCGAGGTCGTTCGCAGAGCGCGCGTCGCGACGCGGCGCGAGCGACGACTGGCCCCGACTCGCGGCCGTCGCCGAGCGCTTGCTCGACGTCCGACCGAGCATGGCCGCGGTCGGCAACCGGGTGAACCGCGCGATGGCCGAGGCGGAGGGCGACCGGAGCGCGGCGGCCGTCGAACGGGCGGCCCGCGAGGGAATCGAGCGCGCCTATCGCGCGGACGAAGGGGCCGCCGAGAACGCCGCCGACGAAATTCGAGGCGACCGCGTCCTGACGCTCTCGCGGTCCGGCACCGTGCTGGACGCCCTGCCCGCTGCCCGGCGGGTGTTCGTCGCCGAGTCGCGTCCGGCACGTGAGGGCGTCGGCGTCGCCGAAGAACTGGCCGCGAACGGCGGGAACTCCGAGGGCTCCGGTCCCCGCGTGACGCTCCACACCGACGCCGCGATTTCGCACGTGCTGGCGACCGAGGACGTGGACGCCCTCGTCGTCGGTGCGGACGCGGTACTGCCTGACGGGCGCGTGGTGAACAAGACCGGGACGCGGGGCGCGGCGCTCGCGGCGAATCGAGAGGGCGTTCCGGTCTACGCCGTGGCCGCGAGCGACAAGGTCCGGACCGACGACGCGGTGCATCTGGAGGACGGCGACCCCGAAGCGGTCTACGACGGCGACGCCGGAATCGAGGCGCTGAACCCGACCTTCGACGTGACGCCCGCGAGCGCGGTTTCGGAGGTCATCACGGAGCGCGGCGCGTTGGACGAGCAGGGAGTCTCGGCCGTCGCGACCGAACTCCGGGAGCTTTCGGCGTGGCGCGACGGCGAGTGA
- a CDS encoding Hvo_1808 family surface protein has translation MLSQGSKLTAVLLVIAMLGSGVAGATLGGSPADAKPPTAAATTPSASAQDGSGGEQVETSCGATPPENGSDPDSDVKGWENGIWYDESIDVNQGDGVQQGERERIVSRTMARVEAVRCIEFNQSVPVSVISREEFRNREANRNASEGLRKFDNGKFEALFLVGEDEDSLAVQSENRGTGVLGYYSPQRDEIVVIAESAEDLRIDELTLAHELMHAWQDEQFNLSGDELQGDFRDEVNAISGVVEGDASYTETLYERQCGANWQCLDAPERGAGGQLANIGVYLLKFQPYSDGPAFVRMVRNVGGWDAVNALYEDLPASTEQVIHPLRYRSDPPTNVTLNDTATGNWSRVRAPDRPGYARLGEAAVMMTFVYPYYHSQGQTQIIPANEWFDYNQSGNVSTFDPLNYESNYSTGWDGDRLHVYENRNGSFGYVWKLAWDSPQNAQQFVEGYERVLKYWGARQVGPNTWRIADGKFADAFYVDTDGRNVTIVNAPTVEGLSEVRPEVGPVTVTNATTESGDANATTTEA, from the coding sequence ATGTTATCACAGGGGAGCAAGCTGACAGCGGTACTACTGGTAATCGCGATGCTCGGGTCGGGAGTCGCCGGCGCGACGCTCGGCGGGTCGCCCGCCGACGCGAAACCGCCGACCGCGGCGGCGACGACGCCGAGCGCGAGCGCACAGGACGGAAGCGGCGGCGAGCAGGTCGAGACGAGTTGCGGAGCGACCCCGCCGGAGAACGGGTCGGACCCCGACTCCGACGTCAAAGGCTGGGAGAACGGCATCTGGTACGACGAGTCCATCGACGTGAATCAGGGCGACGGGGTCCAGCAGGGCGAGCGCGAGCGAATCGTCTCGCGGACGATGGCCCGCGTCGAGGCGGTGCGGTGCATCGAGTTCAACCAGAGCGTGCCAGTCTCGGTCATCAGTCGAGAGGAGTTCCGCAACCGAGAGGCGAACCGGAACGCCTCCGAGGGACTCCGGAAGTTCGACAACGGGAAGTTCGAGGCGCTGTTCCTCGTCGGCGAGGACGAGGACTCCCTCGCGGTCCAGAGCGAGAACCGCGGGACCGGCGTCCTCGGGTACTACAGTCCGCAGCGCGACGAAATCGTGGTCATCGCCGAAAGCGCGGAGGACCTGCGCATCGACGAGTTGACTCTCGCACACGAATTGATGCACGCGTGGCAGGACGAGCAGTTCAACCTCTCGGGCGACGAGTTGCAGGGCGACTTTCGCGACGAGGTCAACGCGATAAGCGGTGTGGTCGAGGGCGACGCGAGTTACACCGAGACGCTCTACGAGCGCCAGTGCGGCGCGAACTGGCAGTGTCTCGACGCGCCCGAGCGAGGGGCGGGCGGCCAACTCGCCAACATCGGAGTCTACCTCCTGAAGTTCCAACCGTACAGCGACGGTCCCGCGTTCGTCCGCATGGTCCGGAACGTCGGCGGTTGGGACGCCGTCAACGCGCTGTACGAGGACTTGCCGGCGAGTACCGAGCAGGTCATCCACCCGCTCCGGTACCGGAGCGACCCGCCGACGAACGTGACGCTGAACGACACCGCGACCGGAAACTGGTCGCGCGTGCGAGCGCCCGACCGGCCCGGTTACGCCCGACTCGGCGAGGCCGCGGTGATGATGACGTTCGTCTACCCCTACTACCACAGTCAGGGCCAGACTCAGATCATCCCGGCGAACGAGTGGTTCGACTACAACCAGTCGGGCAACGTCAGCACGTTCGACCCGCTGAACTACGAGTCGAACTACTCGACCGGGTGGGACGGGGACCGACTCCACGTCTACGAGAACCGGAACGGGTCGTTCGGCTACGTCTGGAAACTCGCGTGGGACTCGCCCCAGAACGCCCAGCAGTTCGTGGAAGGCTACGAACGGGTGCTGAAGTACTGGGGCGCCCGGCAGGTCGGCCCGAACACGTGGCGCATCGCCGACGGGAAGTTCGCCGACGCGTTCTACGTGGACACCGACGGCCGGAACGTGACAATCGTGAACGCGCCGACCGTCGAGGGACTCTCGGAGGTCCGGCCCGAGGTCGGACCGGTCACGGTGACGAACGCGACGACGGAATCCGGCGACGCGAACGCGACGACGACCGAGGCCTGA
- a CDS encoding metallophosphoesterase family protein — protein MVEIAIVSDTHVPSRADRIPEWVADRIREADHTIHAGDFDSPEAYETVADLAGENFTAVAGNMDPRSLDLPAVATVEVSGTTFVVTHGTAATEEEYEETIAEAVSEELTGPGIAVAGHTHAVVDDDIEGIRFLNPGSATGADPANVATMLTVEILEGEVNVRAYVEDERVADPDEYPER, from the coding sequence ATGGTCGAAATCGCCATCGTCAGTGACACCCACGTCCCGTCGCGCGCGGACCGAATTCCCGAGTGGGTCGCCGACCGGATTCGGGAGGCCGACCACACCATCCACGCGGGCGACTTCGACAGTCCCGAGGCCTACGAGACCGTCGCGGACCTCGCGGGGGAGAACTTCACCGCTGTCGCGGGGAACATGGACCCCCGTTCGCTCGACCTGCCGGCGGTCGCCACGGTCGAGGTTTCGGGCACGACCTTCGTCGTGACCCACGGCACCGCCGCCACGGAGGAGGAGTACGAGGAGACCATCGCCGAGGCGGTCAGCGAGGAACTGACCGGGCCGGGCATCGCGGTGGCGGGCCACACCCACGCGGTCGTGGACGACGACATCGAGGGCATCCGGTTCCTGAACCCGGGGAGCGCGACCGGCGCCGACCCCGCCAACGTGGCGACGATGCTGACCGTCGAGATTCTGGAGGGCGAGGTGAACGTCCGTGCGTACGTGGAGGACGAGCGAGTCGCGGACCCCGACGAGTATCCCGAGCGATAG
- a CDS encoding coenzyme F420-0:L-glutamate ligase, with protein sequence MNVFAVPGLPEVRPGDDLAALVEARADLRDDDVLLVASTVVSKAEGRRADLEEFPAGPRAKELAERLEAISGEQKDPRFAQAVLEESTEIIMEAPFLLTATKFGHVGVNAGIDRSNVGDGGADLLLLPERPSESADRIRENLESDPAVVVTDTSGRPFRHGQRGVAIGWSGIPASRDWRGETDRDGHELEVTVEAVVDELAAAANLVTGEGDDGLPVAVVRDWEFGNHEGSDNLYRDVDGDFVRQALRGWEFARD encoded by the coding sequence ATGAACGTGTTCGCGGTGCCGGGACTCCCCGAGGTCCGGCCGGGCGACGACCTCGCGGCCCTCGTAGAGGCGCGGGCCGACCTCCGAGACGACGACGTACTGCTGGTCGCCAGCACCGTCGTCTCGAAGGCCGAGGGCCGCCGCGCCGACCTGGAGGAGTTCCCGGCGGGACCGAGAGCGAAGGAACTCGCCGAGCGCCTCGAAGCGATTTCGGGCGAGCAGAAGGACCCGCGGTTCGCGCAGGCCGTGCTGGAGGAGAGCACCGAGATAATCATGGAGGCACCGTTCCTGCTGACCGCCACGAAGTTCGGCCACGTCGGGGTCAACGCGGGCATCGACCGGTCGAACGTGGGCGATGGCGGCGCGGATTTACTGTTGCTCCCCGAACGTCCGAGCGAGAGCGCCGACCGGATTCGGGAGAACCTCGAATCCGACCCCGCGGTCGTCGTGACCGACACCTCCGGGCGACCCTTCCGCCACGGCCAGCGCGGAGTCGCCATCGGGTGGTCGGGCATCCCGGCGTCGCGCGACTGGCGGGGCGAGACCGACCGCGACGGCCACGAACTCGAAGTCACTGTCGAGGCGGTGGTGGACGAACTCGCCGCGGCCGCGAACCTCGTGACCGGCGAGGGCGACGACGGCCTGCCGGTCGCGGTCGTGCGCGACTGGGAGTTCGGAAACCACGAGGGGAGCGACAACCTCTACCGCGACGTGGACGGCGACTTCGTCCGGCAGGCGCTCAGGGGGTGGGAGTTTGCGCGGGATTGA
- a CDS encoding 5,10-methylenetetrahydromethanopterin reductase has product MRGIELTPEHPIPDLVETGQRAEESGFDTLFASCHYNNRDPFVVLDRVAAATDDLRLGPGVANPYETHPVSLASRVATLDEVSDGRAVCGLGAGDRSTLRNLGFERDRPLRRVLEAMKVSQKLWAGERVDHDGTFRATDAGLNYPEAVSDVPVYVGAQGPHMIRMAAKHADGVLVNASHPDDFAWADERVEEGVDERPASRGGRDDFDFAAYASVSVAEDADAAREAARPPVAFIAAGAAPPVLDRHGIDRERAEEIGEAIESGDFSAAFERVTPAMVDAFCIAGTPESAAEKISGVLEYADSFVAGSPLGPDPTAAVGLVATALDEAE; this is encoded by the coding sequence TTGCGCGGGATTGAACTCACGCCCGAACACCCGATTCCGGACCTCGTGGAAACCGGCCAGCGGGCCGAGGAGTCGGGGTTCGACACCCTGTTCGCGAGTTGCCACTACAACAACCGCGACCCCTTCGTCGTCCTCGACAGGGTCGCGGCCGCGACCGACGACCTCCGACTCGGACCGGGCGTCGCCAACCCCTACGAGACGCACCCGGTCTCGCTGGCCTCGCGCGTCGCCACGCTCGACGAAGTCAGCGACGGCCGGGCGGTCTGCGGTCTCGGGGCGGGCGACCGCTCGACGCTCCGGAATCTCGGCTTCGAGCGCGACAGGCCGCTCCGGCGCGTGCTGGAGGCGATGAAGGTCTCTCAGAAGCTCTGGGCGGGCGAGCGCGTGGACCACGACGGCACCTTTCGGGCGACCGACGCGGGTCTCAACTACCCGGAGGCCGTGAGCGACGTTCCGGTCTACGTCGGCGCGCAGGGTCCTCACATGATTCGGATGGCGGCGAAGCACGCCGACGGCGTGCTGGTCAACGCCTCCCACCCCGACGACTTCGCGTGGGCCGACGAGCGGGTCGAGGAAGGAGTGGACGAGCGACCCGCCTCGCGGGGCGGTCGAGACGACTTCGACTTCGCGGCCTACGCCAGCGTCAGCGTGGCCGAGGACGCCGACGCGGCCCGCGAGGCCGCGCGCCCGCCGGTCGCGTTCATCGCGGCCGGGGCGGCCCCGCCGGTCCTCGACAGGCACGGCATCGACCGCGAACGCGCGGAGGAAATCGGCGAGGCCATCGAGTCCGGCGACTTCTCGGCGGCCTTCGAGCGAGTGACGCCCGCGATGGTGGACGCCTTCTGCATCGCCGGGACGCCCGAGTCGGCCGCGGAGAAGATTTCCGGCGTGCTGGAGTACGCCGATAGCTTCGTCGCCGGGTCGCCGCTCGGCCCGGACCCGACGGCGGCGGTCGGTCTCGTCGCGACGGCGCTGGACGAGGCCGAGTAG
- a CDS encoding DUF7573 domain-containing protein produces MPEDASLDAFASTDEDAAQPAAVESEAAESETADSENANSDSDGLETTDSDTADSGTDGSETGDSEAPSDDSAVAESSDDSPPTVEDADPAVSTYRWSPEDGECADCGEATERRWRADGERGGALVCADCKDW; encoded by the coding sequence GTGCCAGAGGACGCTTCGCTCGACGCCTTCGCTTCGACCGACGAGGACGCCGCGCAACCGGCCGCCGTCGAGTCCGAGGCCGCCGAATCCGAAACTGCCGACTCTGAAAACGCTAACTCCGATTCTGACGGCCTCGAAACCACCGACTCCGATACCGCTGACTCCGGGACCGATGGGTCCGAGACAGGCGATTCGGAAGCCCCGTCCGACGATTCGGCGGTTGCGGAATCGTCGGACGACTCTCCTCCGACCGTCGAGGACGCCGACCCCGCCGTCTCGACCTACCGGTGGTCGCCGGAGGACGGCGAGTGCGCCGACTGCGGTGAGGCGACCGAGCGCCGCTGGCGGGCCGACGGCGAACGCGGCGGCGCGCTGGTCTGTGCCGACTGCAAGGACTGGTGA
- a CDS encoding TetR/AcrR family transcriptional regulator, which produces MPPDGLFDDSADDTRTAIMEATYQALVEYGYADLTIQRIADEFGKSKSLLYHHHDGKDDLLVDFLEFILDHLEEGMTLCEGTRADERLRSFVGALAVPEDPESEEFAGIVVELRAQAVNDPDYRDHFTRSNRFFRDYIADIVRDGIEEGTFREVDPDRTASFLLTVANGAMGEYVATDRPDAARAVLDELDTYIEGRLLKEE; this is translated from the coding sequence ATGCCGCCCGACGGTCTCTTCGACGACTCGGCCGACGACACTCGCACGGCAATCATGGAAGCCACCTATCAGGCGCTGGTGGAGTACGGTTACGCCGACCTGACGATTCAGCGCATCGCCGACGAGTTCGGCAAGAGCAAGTCGCTGCTCTATCACCACCACGACGGGAAGGACGACCTGTTGGTCGATTTCCTCGAATTCATCCTCGACCACCTCGAGGAGGGAATGACGCTGTGCGAGGGAACCCGCGCCGACGAGCGACTCCGGTCGTTCGTCGGCGCGCTCGCCGTCCCGGAAGACCCAGAGAGCGAGGAGTTCGCGGGCATCGTCGTGGAACTCCGCGCGCAGGCGGTCAACGACCCCGACTACCGGGACCACTTCACTCGGAGCAATCGGTTCTTCCGCGACTACATCGCCGACATCGTCAGGGACGGCATCGAGGAAGGCACCTTCCGAGAGGTGGACCCCGACCGGACCGCCTCGTTCCTGCTGACCGTCGCCAACGGCGCGATGGGCGAGTACGTGGCGACCGACCGCCCGGACGCCGCGCGCGCCGTCCTCGACGAACTGGACACGTACATCGAGGGGCGCCTGCTAAAAGAGGAGTAG
- a CDS encoding AAA family ATPase, whose amino-acid sequence MTEANPPQRRTDASPDPLPVDEAADIAERVVENVERVIVGHHDVTEHIVTAILARGHLLLDDVPGVGKTMLARSLARSIDCDFSRVQFTPDLMPTDVTGVNVFDERTREFEFRPGPVFGNVVLADEINRAPPKTQSALLEAMEEAQVTVDGQTYDLDQPFTVIATQNDVEADRTYELPIAEVDRFTKRLTLGYPSPEDESEVLRRVTGGHPIDELEPVATAEDVLAARETVESVTAEEAVRAYVTRLANYTRDHADLGVSPRGSIALLRSAQARAVLEGRDYVIPDDVQSEAESVLAHRVRTGAPGGTSGRELIADAVDSVPVE is encoded by the coding sequence ATGACGGAAGCCAATCCCCCTCAGCGCCGAACCGACGCGTCACCCGACCCGCTGCCGGTAGACGAGGCGGCCGACATCGCCGAGCGAGTGGTCGAGAACGTCGAGCGTGTCATCGTGGGCCACCACGACGTGACCGAACACATCGTCACCGCCATCCTCGCGCGGGGCCACCTCCTGCTGGACGACGTGCCCGGCGTCGGCAAGACGATGCTCGCCCGGTCGCTCGCCCGCTCCATCGACTGCGACTTCTCGCGGGTCCAGTTCACGCCCGACCTGATGCCGACCGACGTGACCGGCGTGAACGTCTTCGACGAGCGGACCCGGGAGTTCGAGTTCCGGCCCGGTCCCGTCTTCGGCAACGTGGTCCTCGCCGACGAGATAAATCGCGCCCCGCCCAAGACCCAGTCCGCCCTGCTGGAGGCGATGGAGGAGGCGCAGGTCACCGTGGACGGCCAGACCTACGACCTCGACCAACCGTTCACCGTCATCGCCACCCAGAACGACGTGGAGGCCGACCGCACCTACGAACTCCCCATCGCCGAGGTCGACCGGTTCACCAAGCGCCTGACGCTGGGCTATCCCTCTCCGGAGGACGAGTCCGAGGTCCTCCGGCGCGTGACCGGCGGCCACCCAATCGACGAACTCGAACCCGTGGCGACCGCCGAGGACGTGCTGGCCGCCCGCGAGACGGTCGAGAGCGTCACCGCCGAGGAGGCCGTTCGGGCGTACGTCACCCGACTGGCCAACTACACCCGCGACCACGCCGACCTCGGGGTGAGTCCGCGCGGGTCCATCGCGCTCCTCCGGTCGGCGCAGGCCCGCGCCGTCTTGGAGGGCCGCGACTACGTGATTCCCGACGACGTGCAGTCCGAGGCCGAGAGCGTCCTCGCCCATCGAGTCCGGACCGGCGCGCCGGGCGGCACGTCGGGTCGAGAGCTGATAGCCGACGCCGTCGATTCGGTCCCGGTGGAGTGA